The following proteins come from a genomic window of Ilumatobacter coccineus YM16-304:
- a CDS encoding proline--tRNA ligase, with protein sequence MSKLLLKTLRDNPADAEVPSHRLLVRAGYIRRVAPGGFAWLPLGWEVYRNIERVVREEMNAAGAQEVHFPALLPREPYEQTGRWTEYGDNLFRLQDRRGADFLLAPTHEEMFTLMVKDIIGSYKDLPLSIYQIQTKYRDEARPRAGLLRTREFVMKDSYSFDLTDEGLDESYEMHRNAYISLFERLGLPYVIVSAMSGAMGGSQSEEFLSPMEVGEDTYIRCTNCDYAANVEAVTTPVPDDIDLAGLPDAVVHDTPKTPTIETLVDFVNADPALRHSDRDWTAADTLKNLVVNLKHPDGTVEPLAIGIPGNRDVDMKRLEAVVAPAEAVPFGDDDFKQYPALAKGYIGPGVLGLDNATGIRYLVDPRVVTGTTWITGADAYNRHVIGLTAGRDFTPDGVIEAAEILPGDTCPACSSEVEIARGIEIGHIFQLGRKYAESLDLWVQGEDGKPATPTMGSYGVGVTRCLAAVAEATVDDIGLCWPRELAPADVHLIMAGKEDGPQRPAAEQLAAELEAAGLRVLFDDRVKVSPGVRFKDAELIGVPTIAVCGRGIAADEPTIEVKDRKSGDSADIALADAVAHLVQTCTP encoded by the coding sequence ATGTCGAAACTGCTCCTGAAGACCCTGCGCGACAACCCGGCCGACGCCGAGGTTCCGAGCCACCGGCTGCTCGTCCGTGCGGGATACATCCGCCGCGTCGCCCCTGGTGGTTTCGCCTGGCTGCCGCTCGGCTGGGAGGTGTACCGCAACATCGAACGCGTCGTCCGAGAGGAGATGAACGCGGCGGGCGCCCAGGAGGTCCACTTCCCCGCGCTGCTCCCCCGCGAACCGTACGAGCAGACCGGCCGCTGGACCGAGTACGGCGACAACCTCTTCCGGTTGCAGGACCGGCGCGGTGCCGACTTCCTGCTCGCTCCGACGCACGAGGAGATGTTCACCCTGATGGTCAAGGACATCATCGGGTCGTACAAGGATCTGCCGCTGAGCATCTACCAGATCCAGACGAAGTACCGCGACGAGGCCCGGCCGCGCGCCGGCCTGCTGCGCACGCGCGAGTTCGTGATGAAGGACTCGTACAGCTTCGACCTCACCGACGAGGGTCTCGACGAGTCGTACGAGATGCACCGCAACGCGTACATCTCGCTGTTCGAACGCCTCGGACTCCCCTACGTCATCGTGTCGGCCATGTCGGGAGCGATGGGCGGATCGCAGTCGGAGGAGTTCCTGTCGCCCATGGAGGTGGGGGAAGACACCTACATCCGCTGCACCAACTGCGACTACGCGGCCAACGTCGAAGCGGTCACCACTCCGGTGCCCGACGACATCGACCTCGCCGGTCTTCCCGACGCGGTCGTGCACGACACGCCGAAGACGCCGACCATCGAGACGCTCGTCGACTTCGTCAACGCCGATCCGGCGCTGCGCCATTCCGACCGCGACTGGACGGCCGCCGACACGCTCAAGAACCTCGTCGTCAACCTCAAGCACCCCGACGGCACGGTCGAGCCGTTGGCGATCGGCATTCCGGGCAACCGGGATGTCGACATGAAGCGACTCGAGGCCGTGGTCGCCCCGGCCGAGGCCGTGCCGTTCGGCGACGACGATTTCAAGCAGTACCCCGCGCTCGCCAAGGGCTACATCGGACCGGGTGTGCTCGGCCTCGACAACGCCACCGGCATCCGTTACCTGGTCGACCCGCGGGTGGTCACCGGCACCACGTGGATCACCGGCGCCGACGCCTACAACCGTCACGTCATCGGCCTCACCGCCGGCCGCGACTTCACGCCCGACGGCGTGATCGAAGCCGCCGAGATCCTGCCTGGCGACACGTGCCCGGCGTGCTCGTCCGAGGTCGAGATCGCGCGAGGCATCGAGATCGGTCACATCTTCCAGCTCGGCCGCAAGTACGCCGAATCGCTCGACCTGTGGGTGCAGGGCGAAGACGGCAAACCGGCCACGCCCACGATGGGCTCGTACGGCGTCGGCGTCACCCGCTGCCTGGCCGCGGTCGCCGAAGCCACCGTCGACGACATCGGGCTGTGCTGGCCGCGCGAGCTGGCTCCCGCCGACGTCCACCTCATCATGGCGGGCAAGGAAGACGGCCCGCAGCGGCCCGCAGCCGAGCAACTGGCGGCCGAACTCGAAGCCGCCGGACTCCGCGTGCTGTTCGACGACCGCGTCAAGGTCTCGCCGGGGGTGCGGTTCAAAGACGCCGAACTGATCGGCGTGCCGACCATCGCCGTGTGCGGCCGCGGCATCGCCGCCGACGAGCCGACCATCGAGGTCAAGGACCGCAAGTCCGGCGACAGCGCCGACATCGCGCTCGCCGACGCGGTCGCCCACCTCGTCCAGACCTGCACGCCCTGA
- a CDS encoding DinB family protein, with protein MTRPPVPPIPFAADERTTLNAFLDQYRAAFLDRAWGLDSTQLNITLPPSSLSLARLIGHMTGVENCWFLERFDGQPEPAYAAALDWEADPDAEMTRAETLPVDQLLAEFDEACNDARRRAAAADSLDQLSTATSPSGERYSLRWIMVHMIEEYARHCGHADLIRESIDGDTAG; from the coding sequence ATGACTCGCCCGCCCGTTCCCCCGATTCCGTTCGCCGCCGACGAACGGACCACGTTGAACGCGTTCCTCGACCAGTACCGGGCCGCGTTCCTCGATCGCGCCTGGGGCCTCGACTCGACGCAACTCAACATCACGTTGCCACCGTCGTCACTCTCACTCGCCCGGCTCATCGGCCACATGACCGGCGTCGAGAACTGCTGGTTCCTCGAACGCTTCGACGGGCAGCCCGAACCGGCGTACGCCGCCGCACTCGACTGGGAAGCCGACCCCGACGCCGAGATGACGCGAGCCGAAACACTGCCCGTCGACCAACTGCTCGCCGAGTTCGACGAGGCGTGCAACGACGCTCGACGCCGCGCCGCCGCTGCCGACTCGCTCGACCAACTGTCGACGGCCACCAGCCCGAGCGGCGAGCGCTACAGCCTCCGCTGGATCATGGTCCACATGATCGAGGAGTACGCCCGCCACTGCGGCCACGCCGACCTCATCCGCGAATCGATCGACGGCGACACCGCAGGCTGA
- a CDS encoding MFS transporter, whose translation MQRALEAAFPSRMGRDYRWLVGSQWISNLGDGVSLAAGPLLVASQTRNPQLIALATALQWIPFLAFGLYAGVLADRVDRKRLIVVANLARGAVVAALAATVAFDAVSVWVVLVALFLAGVAEAFVDSTSNTLLPMVVDHADIGTGNSRLIFGQITINRLVGPPLGALLFTVGAAWPFAASTLLFVFGSVLTLRIATSMVPTDDAVDGIDPDAPGVRFRVRTDIVEGVRWLWNHPPVRTLTIMAVSFNVTFGAAWSILVLYALERLGLGAVGFGLLTTVGALGGLLGAGIYGRLERRFSIGQIMRAGLLIETFTHLGLALSTSPWTAMPIFFAFGMHEAIWGTVATSVRQRAVPTRFQGRVGAVYMTGGYGGLVVGAAIGGVIARVWGVTGPFWFGLVGSVLILVWIWRRLELIAHTTA comes from the coding sequence CAACGGGCTCTCGAGGCGGCGTTCCCGTCTCGGATGGGCCGCGACTACCGGTGGCTCGTCGGATCGCAGTGGATCTCGAACCTCGGTGACGGTGTCTCGCTGGCAGCGGGGCCGCTGCTCGTCGCGTCGCAGACGCGCAATCCGCAGCTGATCGCACTCGCCACCGCCCTGCAGTGGATCCCGTTTCTCGCGTTCGGGCTCTACGCCGGCGTGCTCGCCGACCGCGTCGACCGCAAGCGGCTCATCGTCGTGGCCAACCTCGCGCGGGGCGCCGTCGTGGCCGCGCTCGCCGCCACGGTCGCGTTCGACGCCGTCAGCGTGTGGGTGGTGCTGGTCGCACTGTTCCTGGCCGGCGTCGCCGAAGCGTTCGTCGACAGCACCTCGAACACGTTGCTCCCGATGGTGGTCGATCACGCCGACATCGGCACCGGGAACTCGCGGCTCATCTTCGGTCAGATCACGATCAACCGTCTCGTCGGGCCGCCGCTCGGGGCGTTGCTGTTCACGGTCGGCGCCGCCTGGCCCTTCGCCGCCAGCACGCTGCTGTTCGTTTTCGGCAGTGTGCTCACGCTCCGGATCGCCACGTCGATGGTGCCGACCGACGATGCCGTCGACGGCATCGACCCGGACGCGCCCGGTGTTCGGTTTCGGGTTCGCACCGACATCGTCGAAGGTGTCCGGTGGCTGTGGAACCACCCGCCGGTGCGCACGCTCACGATCATGGCCGTGTCGTTCAACGTCACCTTCGGCGCCGCGTGGTCGATCCTGGTGCTGTACGCGCTCGAACGGCTGGGGCTGGGGGCCGTCGGTTTCGGATTGTTGACGACGGTCGGAGCGCTCGGCGGGCTCCTCGGCGCCGGCATCTACGGCCGGCTCGAACGCCGCTTCTCGATCGGGCAGATCATGCGTGCGGGCTTGCTCATCGAGACCTTCACCCACCTCGGGCTCGCGCTGTCGACGTCGCCGTGGACTGCGATGCCGATCTTCTTCGCGTTCGGCATGCACGAAGCGATCTGGGGCACGGTGGCGACGTCGGTGCGCCAACGCGCCGTTCCCACCCGGTTCCAAGGTCGCGTCGGCGCCGTCTACATGACCGGCGGGTACGGCGGCCTCGTCGTCGGCGCAGCCATCGGCGGCGTGATCGCCCGTGTGTGGGGCGTGACCGGCCCGTTCTGGTTCGGCCTCGTCGGCTCGGTGCTCATCCTCGTCTGGATCTGGCGTCGCCTCGAACTGATCGCGCACACGACGGCCTAG